One Rhizoctonia solani chromosome 1, complete sequence DNA window includes the following coding sequences:
- a CDS encoding Retrotransposable element Tf2 protein, with amino-acid sequence MTVDYRCLNNWTKKNVYPLPRPDDLMAQLRGAKVFTKLDLRWGYNNVRVKEGDKWKTAFRTKYGLYESLVMTFGLTNAPAAFQHFMNKLFKDLLDVCVIIYLDDILIYSKDDATHTKHVHEVLRRLMENQLFCKASKCTFHVTSVEYLGIIVLDKGFSLDKLKIQAVQEWPTPTKVKEVQSFLGFANFLQRFVANFSHMAQPLHNLVKKDTLWRWDAREQEAFQGLKNAITNAPVLRHANPTKPYFLETDASGAALGSILSQRQEDGCLHPLGFLSESFKGAKQNYDTHDKELLAIIQSFEYWRIFLEGTLHPITVFTDHRNLEYWKESRTFNQRHAQWHLLLAGYNFQIVYRPGKQLGKPDALSRRLDHANVPPANQTMLPDPVFANIAQVIPEKELQRQIEAALDQDKSLEEILQFLQNKSKAPPSIKQAFKDYEMEAGLLFYQGQIVVPDVGTLRTDLLCIFHNSPLAGHPGRQQTLELVSRNYYWPGIRADTYWHVDSCETCQRIRKPKYASIPPQPLKLPSRPWQHVSYDMIVDLPRDGNNNSILVIIDSFTKYGIFVKCSKKLKAPKLAELFLEHVWKRHGMPEKTISDRGRVFNNKFLQALYKRLGIDPHFSSAYHPQSNGQTEQVNPSIEHFLRAYSGINQQDWTRWLPMAEFAYNNAVHSSTGKTPFKALYGWEPSLTPSNVPTDVPEANDLAQTMEAQWREVEAALRQSKTKMTTREEGSLTVFEVGEEVWLNARNVNLKTLSPKLTEQHLGPFKVSKKISNLKRDDKRAFENHPPPVTVDGEEEYKVEGITDMEERNRKWFFRVKWKGYGSEENTWEPRENLKNAEKILKNFEKEMKKKALGAAKALRGGAVS; translated from the exons atgacagtcGACTACCGTTGTTTGAATAACtggaccaagaaaaacgtctacccattaccccgtccagatgacctcatggcccagctccgtggtgccaaggtgttCACTAAGCTAGACCTAaggtggggttacaacaacgtccgtgttaaggaaggggacaaatggaaaaccgccttccgcaccaagtacggtctatacgagtccctggtcatgacatttggcctgacaaacgcccctgccgcctttcagcacttcatgaacaaactgttcaaggacttactggatgtatgcgtcatcatctaccttgatgatatcctaatctactctaaggacGACGCAACTCACACAAAACACGTCCATGAGGTTCTGAGGCGGCTAATGGAGAATCAACTTTTTTgcaaggcatccaaatgtacgttccacgtcacctctgtggaatacctgggaatcattgttttGGACAAGGGatttagcctggataagctcaagatccaggccgTGCAAGAATGGCCAACCCCAACCAAAGTCAAGGAGGTTCAGTCCTTCCTGggatttgccaatttcctacaACGGTTTGTGGCCAATTTTAGTCACATGGCGCAACCcctacacaacctagtcaaaaAGGACACGCTCTGGAGATGGGACGCAAGGGagcaggaagcattccaaggactaaaaaatgccatcacaaacgcccctgtacTACGCCACGCCAATCCCACAAAGCCTTACTTccttgaaacagatgcatctggCGCGGCCCTAGggtccatactcagtcaacggcAGGAAGACGGATGCCTACACCCACTAGGATttctgtcagaatcatttaaaggtgccaaacagaactacgacacccatgataaggaactcctagccatcatccaatcttttgagtactggcgcatcttcctagAAGGAACCTTACACCCTATTACTGTGTTTACGgaccaccgcaacctggaatattggaaggagtcccgcACCTTCAACCAacgccatgcacaatggcatttACTCCTTGCCGGTTATAATTTCCAGATAGTCTaccgcccagggaaacagttggGAAAACCGGATGCCCTCTCACGCCGCTTGGATCATGCCAATGTCCCTCCCGCCAATCAAACAATGCTCCCAGATCCCGTATTTGCTAACATAGCCCAAGTGATCCCTGAAAAAGAGCTCCAGCGACAGATTGAGGCTGCCCTGGATCAAGACAAGTCTCTGGAGGAGatattacaattcctccaaaacaaatccaaggcaccaccctcAATCAAACAAGCCTTTAAGGACTATGAAATGGAGGCCGGATTActgttctaccaaggacaaattgtggtACCTGATGTAGGCACCCTGAGGACGGATTTGCTTTGCATTTTCCACAACAGTCCATTGGCTGGTCACCCAGGCAGGCAACAAACTCTGGAATTGGTATCAcgtaactactactggccggGCATCCGCGCAGATACATATTGGCACGtagactcctgtgaaacctgccaaAGGATCAGAAAGCCCAAGTATGCCTCCATCCCCCCGCAACCGCTCAAGCTACCatccagaccctggcaacacgtctcctatgacatgattgtagacctgccaagggatgggaataacaactccatACTGGTCATAATAGACAGTTTCACAAAATATGgaatctttgtcaaatgttccaagaagctcaaagcacCCAAGCTAGCGGAactgttcctggaacacgtgtGGAAACGTCATGGAATGCCGGAAAAGACAATATCGGACAGGGGCAgagtcttcaacaacaagttcctaCAAGCGCTGTACAAACGATTAGGCATTGACCCAcacttctcctcagcgtACCACCCACAAAGCAACGGACAGACGGAACAAGTGAACCCCtctattgaacacttcctaagggctTACTCCGGTATCAATCAACAGGACTGGACAAggtggctcccaatggcggaatttgcatacaacaacgccgtaCATAGCAGTACTGGGAAAACCCCGTTCAAAGCCTTATACGGATGGGAGCCTTCCCTGaccccatccaacgtaccaacagatgtcccGGAAGCCAATGACCTAGCTCAGACAATGGAAGCCCAGTGGAGAGAAGTGGAAGctgcactccggcaatccaaGACAAAAATGACCACCAGAGAGGAAGGAAGCCTAACCGTGTTTGAAGTAGGGGAAGAAGTATGGCTCAACGCCAGGAACGTTAACCTGAAAACCTTGAGTCCCAAACTGACGGAACAACATTTGGGACCATTCAAAGTctccaagaaaatctccaacc tcaaaagagATGACAAACGCGCCTTTGAAAATCATCCCcctccagtcaccgtggatggggaagaagaatacaaggtggaagggatcacggacatggaagaaaggaacaggaaatggttctttagggtaaaatggaagggctatggatcagaggagaacacctgggaaccaagggaaaacctcaaaaacgccgaaaaaatcctaaaaaattttgagaaagagatgaagaagaaggccctcggcgctgccaaggcccttagagggggggcagtgtcgtag